A stretch of the Hippoglossus hippoglossus isolate fHipHip1 chromosome 1, fHipHip1.pri, whole genome shotgun sequence genome encodes the following:
- the LOC117771453 gene encoding FERM and PDZ domain-containing protein 1-like — MREKDLRKAIGYHMKKSQSQHDPKQKGVAVDLARINYLEELAELKSFGGKSFSATMMLQDRESMVTLLVGARYGVSQVVNHKLSILSTLTEFTCITRIELLPESDKVSLVKIYLQDIKPITLLLESVAAKDMSCLIAGYCRVFVDPSLNIFPWIDDPRKHRVSAEEGTRKTHLHRNIQQ; from the exons ATGCGAGAGAAGGATCTGAGGAAGGCCATCGGCTACCACATGAAGAAGAGCCAATCGCAGCACGATCCCAAGCAGAAGGGCGTGGCAGTCGATCTGGCACGGATAAACTACCTGGAGGAGCTGGCAGAGCTCAAGTCATTTGGAGGCAAATCCTTCAGTGCCACCATGATG CTCCAGGACAGGGAGTCGATGGTGACCCTGCTGGTGGGGGCGCGGTATGGGGTTAGCCAGGTGGTCAACCACAAGCTTAGCATCCTGTCTACCCTTACAGAGTTCACCTGTATCACACGCATTGAGCTGCTGCCTGAATCAGACAAGGTCAGCCTGGTCAAAATATACCTGCAGGACATTAAG CCCATCACATTGCTGTTGGAGTCAGTGGCAGCCAAAGATATGTCCTGCCTAATAGCAGGGTACTGTCGAGTTTTTGTTGACCCCAGCCTCAACATCTTTCCCTGGATAGATGACCCCAGGAAGCACAGAGTGTCTGCTGAGGAAGGTacaaggaaaacacatttacacagaaatATACAGCAATAA